The Alnus glutinosa chromosome 7, dhAlnGlut1.1, whole genome shotgun sequence genome includes a region encoding these proteins:
- the LOC133873825 gene encoding pentatricopeptide repeat-containing protein At2g32630 encodes MSTQKLSKTLKKNLPSNPASLSNHEIAEKISETLISPGLRLLQRAPSLLSSLNSHITHLVLSNPHVPPRSCLSFFNFLRRNESFTSQKPDLRAHVTLICRLYGARKFAEMKNMLNCVVTDDNLRCPVSIIVSLIEGGCNEPKFVDKLCDMLMRVYADNRMFEEAVGVFDYMEKNGLEIEERSCFVLLLAFKRCDRVESCLGFFCRMVESGIEITVYSMTSVIDGLCKRGEVERGRELMGEMVDRGIKPNVITYNTFLNAYVERKDFVGLNEILSLMEKDQVAYNVATYTILIEWYGSFGKIEEAERFFEEMNNKGIEPDLHVYTSIISWYCRLGNIKRAVALFDELTERGLVPNVQTYGALIDGLCKAGQMEVAEMLVNEMQSKGLDLNEVIFNTLMDGFCKRGMIDEALRLQVFMVKKGLETDVFTYNIIASGLCKLNRHEEAKRVLYTMVERGVSPNTVTLTTLIDIYCKEGNFGEAKRVFSEMEKGEKPNTVTYNALIDGYSKKGKMKEAHRLKDEMEDKGIMPDTYTYTSLLHGESVYGKVDEALKLFDEMSCKGLVQTVVTYTAMISGLSREGRSDEAFRLYEEMKKSGLTPDDRVYHSLVSSLHNVRP; translated from the coding sequence ATGTCCACCCAAAAGCTTtccaaaaccttaaaaaaaaatctcccctCAAACCCTGCTTCGCTATCGAACCATGAAATCGCCGAAAAGATATCTGAAACCCTAATCAGCCCAGGCCTCAGACTCCTCCAGCGTGCACCATCCCTGCTCTCCAGTCTCAATTCCCACATAACTCACCTTGTTCTCTCAAACCCACATGTCCCACCCCGTTCTTGCTTGAGTTTCTTCAACTTTCTGCGAAGAAATGAATCTTTCACTTCACAAAAACCTGATCTTCGAGCCCATGTAACCCTCATTTGTAGGTTATATGGGGCTCGAAAGTTTGCAGAAATGAAGAATATGTTGAATTGTGTTGTGACTGACGATAATCTACGATGCCCAGTTTCGATTATTGTTTCGTTGATTGAGGGTGGGTGTAATGAGCCTAAATTTGTTGATAAATTGTGTGATATGCTAATGAGGGTTTACGCGGATAATAGAATGTTTGAAGAGGCTGTAGGGGTTTTTGATTATATGGAGAAGAATGGGCTTGAGATCGAGGAGAGGTCATGCTTTGTGCTTTTGCTCGCTTTCAAGAGGTGTGATCGGGTGGAGTCGTGTTTGGGGTTCTTTTGTCGAATGGTTGAGTCGGGCATTGAGATTACGGTTTATTCGATGACTAGTGTGATTGATGGGTTGTGTAAGAGAGGAGAGGTTGAAAGAGGTAGAGAATTGATGGGTGAAATGGTTGATAGAGGGATTAAACCAAATGTGATTACTTACAATACATTTCTAAATGCTTACGTTGAAAGAAAGGATTTTGTGGGTCTTAATGAGATCTTGAGCTTGATGGAGAAGGATCAAGTGGCATACAATGTGGCAACTTACACAATTTTAATTGAATGGTATGGGAGCTTTGGCAAGATAGAAGAGGCAGAGAGGTTCTTCGAGGAAATGAATAATAAGGGGATCGAACCAGATCTTCATGTTTATACTTCAATTATCAGCTGGTATTGTAGATTAGGAAATATTAAAAGAGCAGTTGCACTGTTTGATGAATTAACTGAGAGAGGCCTTGTTCCTAATGTTCAAACCTATGGGGCTCTAATTGATGGTTTATGCAAGGCTGGGCAGATGGAGGTGGCGGAAATGTTGGTGAATGAGATGCAAAGCAAAGGGCTTGACCTAAATGAAGTGATATTTAATACACTGATGGATGGGTTTTGCAAAAGAGGGATGATAGATGAAGCTCTAAGGCTGCAGGTCTTCATGGTAAAGAAAGGACTTGAGACTGATGTGTTTACTTATAACATAATTGCTAGTGGGTTGTGTAAATTAAATCGGCATGAAGAAGCAAAAAGAGTGTTATACACAATGGTAGAAAGGGGTGTCTCTCCAAACACAGTGACGTTGACTACCTTGATTGACATTTATTGCAAGGAAGGAAACTTTGGGGAAGCGAAGAGGGTGTTCAGTGAGATGGAGAAGGGAGAGAAACCAAATACAGTTACATACAATGCTTTAATTGATGGGTAcagcaagaaaggaaagatgaAAGAAGCTCACAGGCTAAAAGATGAGATGGAAGATAAGGGGATAATGCCAGACACATATACATACACATCTCTTTTACATGGGGAAAGTGTTTATGGGAAGGTAGATGAGGCACTAAAACTGTTCGATGAAATGTCTTGCAAGGGTTTAGTTCAGACTGTAGTCACTTACACCGCTATGATATCAGGCTTGTCCAGGGAAGGGAGATCAGATGAAGCTTTTAGATTGTATGAGGAGATGAAAAAGTCGGGCCTAACACCTGATGATAGAGTCTATCATTCACTTGTGAGCAGCCTTCATAACGTCAGGCCTTAG